Within the Bacteroidota bacterium genome, the region ACGATAATTGCCGTTCACATCGGCCGTGGCGCCCAACGTGAGCGCCTCAATGAAAACGTTCGCCCCCGGCAAAGGCTCGTTGTTCACATCCCGCACCGAACCCCGAATCACCAAGTTCTGCGCCATGAGCCCTAGGGGCCATAAGCAGAGAAACATCCACAGCAGCGTAGCGCGACGTGGCATGTGCTCTCCTCCTATGCTGATGTTGCGATGCGTGAGGGACTTTTCCCCCTAGGGGGATCTAGCCGACCCCGCGTCACGGAGCATAATACAATATGAACGATCGTTTGTCAAGCCCGACTTTTATCTCCGCGGGGCAAGGGCCCCGCGACAGGGGTCAGCTGCATAAGTTTGTGCGATATGCCGACAGTTCAGGGATCCGCTATGAGCCGCTACAAGCTATCGGCTGACCCCGTGCACGGGTTCATCAGCATTCCCCGGGGCCGGGTGCTAGAATACGTCGATCATCCGTACACGCAGCGCTTAAGGCGCATCCGCCAGCTGGGCCTGGGCTTTCTGGTCTTCCCAGGAGCCGAACACAGCCGGTTTCAGCACGCCCTGGGCGCGATGGCGCTCATGCAAGAGGCCCTGCAGACGTTGCAGGAGAAGGGAACCGAGATTAGCCCCCCGGAGCATGAGGCGGCGCTTCTGGCGGCGCTGCTACATGATCTAGGCCATGGGCCGTTTTCGCATGTGCTGGAGGCCGTGCTGCTGCCGGGGTTTTCGCATGAACGGCTCACCCGGGCTCTTTTGGAACGCCTGGCTCTTCGGGATCCAGAGCTCAGGCTCACGATCGCCATCTTCACGGGCGCCTACTCGCGGCGCTTCCTGCACCAGCTCGTCTCCAGCCAGCTGGACATGGACCGGTTGGACTACTTGCGCCGGGACTCCTTCTACACCGGCGTGGCCGAGGGGGTGATCGGCGTAGAACGGATCATCAAGACGATGCGGGTGGAGGCCGAGGAGCTCGTCATCGAGCAAAAGGGCGTATACGCGCTTGAGAACTACATCATCGCCCGGCGTCTTATGTACTGGCAGGTGTACCTGCACAAGACCGTGCTGGCCGCCGACAAGCTGCTTTTGGCCCTCCTGGAGCGGGCCCGCAGGCTGGCCTCGGAGCACGGGTCCGCGCTGGAGGGGCTTTCGCCGGCGCTACGCTTCTTCCTGGAGCGACCCCCGCAAGAGCTATCCGAGGAAGTCCTGGAGGCCTTCGTGCAACTGGACGATGCGGACGTGCTGGGGGCCGTTAAACGCTGGGCATTGGGACGGGAGCCCGTACTGCGGGATCTGGCCCGGAGGCTTTTGGAACGCCGCCTATTTCGAACGATCTTCTTGGATCACCCGCCCACGGAGGCGGAACTAGCCCGCTGGCGCGAGGCCGTTCGAAGGTGGCTCAGAACGAAAGGGCTACCCGATGACTCCGACACGGTGTCGGCTTACTTGCAGTTGGACAACTCCCGGAACAGCGCCTATCAGCTCGGACACGAGGGTATATGGGTCTGGTATCCCGACGGCCGACGGGTGGAATTTTCCCGTGCCACGGACACGCCCGCGATCGAGGTTCTAGCCCATCCCGTAGTCAAGCACTACGTTTGCCTGCCCAAGGAGGTGGCCAGCGATGTGGGCCTGCTGTGAACCGAGGCCGAATTACGAGCGGGCCGTCAACTCGGCCGAGGCCAACCACTCCTGCCAGCGCCGGCGGGGCCGCTCTCGCCAAGCCCCTTTGCGCCAAGCGTAGTTCACCAAAAGCGGCATGGCCAAAGTAGCCTCGGCGAAGACCATCTGCTCATATGTTGTGGCCACCTTGCCCCAGGAGCTGGCCTCCTTGAGCGTGGAGCCCGATAGCCCGCCGTCGCGCTCATCGGCCACCGTGATCTGCACGGCGTACTTGTGCATGGGGGCCTCTGCGCCGAGGATGTCGGCCGCCACGACAACGTCCTGAGCGAAGTTCTTAGGCGCGCCGCCCCCGATCATGAGCAGGCCTGTTTCGCGTGCCGCGATTTTCAGCTGCGTTAGCTCCCGAAAATCCGCCGCCGAATCGATCGTCACATGCTGCTCCGGCCGCTGCGTTTGGTGGTAGACGAGCCCAAAGCCCGCTGAGCAATCCGAAAAGGCGGGCACGAAGATGGGCACCCCGTACCGATAGGCGGCATACACGACGGAGTCTTCCACCTTAGGCCCTCCTTGGGCCTCTAGATATCGGCCCATCTCGTAGAGGAACTCGCGGGACGAATACGGCCGGGGTTCAAGTTGATCGGCGATCCGCGCGATCGTAAAATCGCACTCCCGCAACTCGTCTTCGTCGATGTATGTATCGTAGATCCGGTCGATGTGCAGAGCGCGCAGTTCCTCGTCGTCCACCCAAGGGCTTCCTTTGTAGTGCCGAAAGCCCAGAGCCTCAAAGAAGTCTTGATCGACCATGATCGCGCCCGTAGAGACGATCGCGTCGACCATGTTGTAGCGGATCATGTCATAGACGAGCCGCTTTAGGCCGGCGCTAAAAAGCGATCCGGCCAAGGTCAGGATCACCGTGCAGTCGGTATCCCGGAGCATCTGCTCGTAGATCTTGGCGGCTCGGGCCAGGTTGCGGGCCTGAAAGGCCATGTGTTCCATGGCCTCTATTAGAGGCACCGCATCGAAGGTGCTCATGTCCAGATGTCGAATCGGCTCCCGCAGATAATCGGCCTTGGTTCGCTGCGGCATGCTCACTCTCCCGCCCGAAAATGTTAGAGGGGGCGAGGCCTATATCCTCGTCCCCTGCAAGCGAAAGTCGCAGATCTTTATATGCCCCGGTCCTTAGGGAGGTTCCCCCGGTTTTAGCGGCTCTGCCGCAGCAGGCCCCCCAGCTCCCGCGCCAGCCGCCGCGCCGCAGCCCGCAGCGCGTAGCGCTGCTCGTAGTCCGGGCTCGTAAAAAAGCCGGATAGGGAGAAATGGTTTTGCGCAAAGGCGCTTCCCATCCACAGCACGTTGCCCCCAGGGAGCGCGTAAAGGCGCAGGCCGAGGCCGGCATATTGGCGGGCCTCAAGCCCTTGGGTTTGGGTACGGATCTCCTGCACCGGACGCCCTTTCTCGTAGACGCGCGTGACGGTCTCGATGGGAACGGATTCCAGACGCTGCCCCTGTGTGAGCAGCTGCACGTGCGCAAGGGCCTCAAAGCCCTGCGCCTTTAGGTGCTCCAGAAGGGACTCCTGAGTCCACGTCCGCGTAGGCGGGGCCACCTCAAGAGCTAAGAGGGCCTCAAGACCTGCTCGGCTGAGCTCCTCTGCTGTGGCCCGCTCTACGCTTTGGCGCCAGGCCAGATCCTGCAGATCCGCCAGCACCACGACGCGCTTGGGGGGCGTAGCCTCCCGATATGCGGGATCCACGTAGGAGCTTACGCGCACGCTGGTGCATCCAAACCCTCCCACCAGGAGCAGCCCCACGACTGCGGCATTCGCAAGGCGAGTGTGAATGGGCATCTGTCTATCCCTCCGTTCTTAAGGGTCCTCCCATCCGAAACGCACGCGCATGCCGCGTTTGTCCGGCTCGAAACGCAGCCAAAAGCGATCGGCGCGGCGCCAAGTCCACACATACGACCAATTCGGGCACTCTCCGGCACGGCAGATGGGCAGCTCATCGTGCAGGACTTCCATCGCGAAGAACACCACCTCCCCTTCAAGTCCCTCCAGGTTGCCATGAATATAGGAGAGGGTTTCGCCAAAGCGCCACCGGCAGAGCTGGCGCTGTGGCCGCAGACCCCTTTCAGCAAAAAGGCCTGAGACGAGCAGCCCGTCGAGCCGACTGAGCACGTCCAGAGACACGGTGCGATCGGCTATGAGCGCGGCCCGCACGGTCCCCACAAGCAGCCGCCCCCCGTTGGGCAAAACCAGCCGAGGCCGAATCGGCAGCTGGGAGAGCACATGCAGGTCCTCGTCGTACAGCAGCTGTCCGTATAGGTCGTGTACGAGCACGTCGATGGGTTCAGGCGCTTCGAAGTCCCGCAGGTCGGCCCGCAGAACGCGCACCTGGGGAAAAGCCCGCAGCCGCTCGCGGGCCAGCCCATACAGCAAGGGGTTGGACTCGACCGCGTACACGCGCCGAGCGCCCAAACGGGCCAGGTAGGCGCTAAAGATCCCCAGCCCGCAGCCGGCCTCCAGGCAGACGGCCCCTCGGATGCGATCCCTGTGTCGGCGCAGCAGGCGCTTGTAGGCCCACTCGCGACGGCGATCGTCGTAGATGCTGATAAACGTCAGAAAGTCGTCGTACTCGGCAAACCGCTTCGGAGGCAGGTAATTGAGGATGTCCATGGGACCCCTACAGGGGGCATTCGCACTGCGGTGCGGCACGACCCAGCCGGTATCGACGACGGGCGATGAACCGATAGAGGGCATCGCGCCAAGGTCGGGGGATCCAGCGACCTAGGGAGAAGACGCGCCACGGCCAGGGCAAAAGCCCCAGAACCCGGAAGACCGCCTCAGAGGCCGTCCATCGATGGCCCGCAAAGCGCACGATAAGGCTAGACATCTTAGCCTGTTCTGCGGGGGCCAAAGTGGAGATCGGAACGAAGCGAAACCGCCCCGGCGCGCGGCGCTCTAGCCACCGGCGAAAGCTTGAGCACAACGCGCAGCCATCGTCGTAGAACACCTCGGCGATCTTTAGCGGGGGCGTCTCCATAGGGGCACGGCGGAGCAGGGTTCCCCGTAGAGGAGTTTATCGCAGACCGCAAGCAGCCGTTGGGTGGCCTCTACGTAGGCAGAGGCGGGCACATGGGGGCTGGCGCAGCCCCGGAGCACGACCTTGCGCCCGGCGTACTGGGCCCAATCCACCTGGGCCAGGGCGCGCACGTAGTAGTCGCGCAGCAGCTCCTCGCGAGAGCCCAGGCAGATCGAGCGCGCGTAGGGGGCCAGATGCGCGCACAAAAGCGGGTAGGCCCACTGCGGCACGATGGCCGCTGTGGAGCAGTACAGGTGCACGTGATGGCCCGCATATTGGTTCCAGTCGTGCGCGGCCAGGGCCTGGCGAAACTCCCGCTCCCGTAATAAGAGCCCCATGTGCAGGAAGTCCCGCAGGTCTATGCCCGTAATAGGGGCCCCATCGAAGAGCGCCTCCAGGTCGAAGACGAGCAGCCCCGAGCGGGCCACGCGGTTTTGCGGTTCGGGCTCTAGGCGCGGCAAGGCGTCCCTCCCGCTTTTTTAGACGGCGAAGGACTCTCCACAGGCGCAGGTGCGGGCTGCGTTGGGGTTTCGGAAGTGAAAGCCCTTGCCCTCTAGCCCGTCGGAGAAGTCCAGCTCGGATCCGGCCAAGTACAGGAAGCTGCGAAAATCGACAAAAAGCCGAATCCCCTTGTCCTCGAACACCTGATCGTCGGGGCCCGCTGCGCACTCGAATTCCAGCTGATAGGTCAGCCCAGCGCATCCGCCGCCGATGATACGGACCCGAACGCCGTACTCGGGCCCCTTGCCCTCTTTTTCCCGGATCCTGCGGATCTGGGCTGCGGCGCGCTCGCTAACGGTGATCATGTCCCCAGGACCTCGTCTTTTGAAGGACCGGTTTTTTACACCGAAGCCGCCGCAGCAAGTTCCGGCACCACGGCCGCAAAGCGGGCCTGGGCGAAGGCGATCTCCTCCGGCGTCGTAAAACGGCCCAAGCTGATCCGTATGGACTCGGTGGCCTCTTTTCCCGAAAGCCCCATCGCGCGCAGCACGTGACTGGGCAAGGAAAGGCCCGATGAACAGGCCGAACCCGTGGAGAAGGCCAGTTCGGGAAGAGCTCGAGCCAGTTGATCGTTGCGTATCCCCGGAAAACGGACGTTGAGCACGTGCGCAAGCCGGGGCTCGCGCGCCCCGTTGCGCTGCGCCCCCAGCGCCAGCAGGGCCTCCTCTAGCTGGTCGCGTAGCGCGCACAGTCGCATCGCTTCGGCCTCCATCTGCAGGCGGGCGATCTGGGCCGCATAGCCTAATCCGACGATGGCCGGGGTGTTGGGCGTGCCGCTTCGCAGCCCGCCTTCATGCCCGCCGCCGTGCAAGAGCGGTTCAATGCGGATCCCGCGCCGAACGTACAGAAAGCCCGCCCCCTTGGGGGCGTAGAACTTGTGCCCCGAGGCGGCCAGCAAGTCCACGCCCGTGCGCCGAACGTCGACGGGGATTTTGCCCACGGCTTGCGTGGCGTCCGTAAGCACGTACAAGCCGCGCGCGTGGGCGATCCGGACCACGTCCGCGATCGGGTAGATAAGCCCCGTTTCGTTGTTGGCCCACATGACAGCCACGAACAAGGTCTCAGGCCGCAGGGCGGCCTCCAGGGCTTGCAGATCGACATGCCCCTGCCGATCCACCCCCAGCACGGTCAGGGACCAGCCTTGGCGTTCCAGCCAGCGGCAGGCCTCTAGCACGGCCTTGTGCTCGGTGGCGATCGTAACGCAGTGCCGGCGCTCCGGATGCGCCCAGGCCAATCCCTTAATGGCCCAGTTTACGGCTTCTGTGGCCCCGGCCGTAAAGCAGATCTCCGCGGGATCGGCGTTGATGAGCTCCGCCACCTGGGCGCGCGCCCGCTCTATCGCCTCGGCGGCTACACGACCGAGGCGGTGCAGCCGGCTTGCGGGGTTGCCGAAATGCTCGCAGAAGTAGGGCCGCATGGCCTCCCAGACGCGGCTGTCGACGGGCGTGGTGGCGTTGTAGTCCAGGTACACAAGACAGTCCGCGTTGGCCATCTGGATCCCCCTTGTAAGTTGGGGTGAGCCTCTCCTTGCTCACAAAATAGGGCTTAGATGGGCCGAATACAACTAGGGACGGGGCTTAGTCCATTCGAAAAGGGCTCTCGGGATCGAGCTCATGCCGGATTTCATCGACCGGCTCGCTTCGACCCCAGCCTCGGTATAGGCGATTGGGACAGTTGATGATGAGGCCGTCTACAGATCCCACATTTCGGTAACCGTGCACCACACCCGGGGGCACGAAAAAGGCCAGCGGACGGCTTGCGCCGGCCAGCCAACGTTCCTGTTGTCCGTAGGCGGGCGATTCCGGCCGGTTATCCCAGAGCCGCACCTCGAAGTTGGAGGGCCCCGGAAAGCAGAACAGGTCCGCCTGCTCCCGGTGCTCGTGCGGCCCTCGGGCCACACCCGGACGG harbors:
- a CDS encoding deoxyhypusine synthase, which encodes MPQRTKADYLREPIRHLDMSTFDAVPLIEAMEHMAFQARNLARAAKIYEQMLRDTDCTVILTLAGSLFSAGLKRLVYDMIRYNMVDAIVSTGAIMVDQDFFEALGFRHYKGSPWVDDEELRALHIDRIYDTYIDEDELRECDFTIARIADQLEPRPYSSREFLYEMGRYLEAQGGPKVEDSVVYAAYRYGVPIFVPAFSDCSAGFGLVYHQTQRPEQHVTIDSAADFRELTQLKIAARETGLLMIGGGAPKNFAQDVVVAADILGAEAPMHKYAVQITVADERDGGLSGSTLKEASSWGKVATTYEQMVFAEATLAMPLLVNYAWRKGAWRERPRRRWQEWLASAELTARS
- a CDS encoding iron-sulfur cluster assembly accessory protein, with the translated sequence MITVSERAAAQIRRIREKEGKGPEYGVRVRIIGGGCAGLTYQLEFECAAGPDDQVFEDKGIRLFVDFRSFLYLAGSELDFSDGLEGKGFHFRNPNAARTCACGESFAV
- a CDS encoding dTDP-4-dehydrorhamnose 3,5-epimerase family protein — its product is MRQLRSRIPGVRVWELVRYEDERGWLMELFRQDELADPAAYPVMAYVSVTRPGVARGPHEHREQADLFCFPGPSNFEVRLWDNRPESPAYGQQERWLAGASRPLAFFVPPGVVHGYRNVGSVDGLIINCPNRLYRGWGRSEPVDEIRHELDPESPFRMD
- a CDS encoding DUF2480 family protein; protein product: MPRLEPEPQNRVARSGLLVFDLEALFDGAPITGIDLRDFLHMGLLLREREFRQALAAHDWNQYAGHHVHLYCSTAAIVPQWAYPLLCAHLAPYARSICLGSREELLRDYYVRALAQVDWAQYAGRKVVLRGCASPHVPASAYVEATQRLLAVCDKLLYGEPCSAVPLWRRPR
- a CDS encoding DCC1-like thiol-disulfide oxidoreductase family protein; translated protein: METPPLKIAEVFYDDGCALCSSFRRWLERRAPGRFRFVPISTLAPAEQAKMSSLIVRFAGHRWTASEAVFRVLGLLPWPWRVFSLGRWIPRPWRDALYRFIARRRYRLGRAAPQCECPL
- a CDS encoding class I SAM-dependent methyltransferase, yielding MDILNYLPPKRFAEYDDFLTFISIYDDRRREWAYKRLLRRHRDRIRGAVCLEAGCGLGIFSAYLARLGARRVYAVESNPLLYGLARERLRAFPQVRVLRADLRDFEAPEPIDVLVHDLYGQLLYDEDLHVLSQLPIRPRLVLPNGGRLLVGTVRAALIADRTVSLDVLSRLDGLLVSGLFAERGLRPQRQLCRWRFGETLSYIHGNLEGLEGEVVFFAMEVLHDELPICRAGECPNWSYVWTWRRADRFWLRFEPDKRGMRVRFGWEDP
- a CDS encoding carboxypeptidase-like regulatory domain-containing protein, whose product is MPRRATLLWMFLCLWPLGLMAQNLVIRGSVRDVNNEPLPGANVFIEALTLGATADVNGNYR
- a CDS encoding cysteine desulfurase; the encoded protein is MANADCLVYLDYNATTPVDSRVWEAMRPYFCEHFGNPASRLHRLGRVAAEAIERARAQVAELINADPAEICFTAGATEAVNWAIKGLAWAHPERRHCVTIATEHKAVLEACRWLERQGWSLTVLGVDRQGHVDLQALEAALRPETLFVAVMWANNETGLIYPIADVVRIAHARGLYVLTDATQAVGKIPVDVRRTGVDLLAASGHKFYAPKGAGFLYVRRGIRIEPLLHGGGHEGGLRSGTPNTPAIVGLGYAAQIARLQMEAEAMRLCALRDQLEEALLALGAQRNGAREPRLAHVLNVRFPGIRNDQLARALPELAFSTGSACSSGLSLPSHVLRAMGLSGKEATESIRISLGRFTTPEEIAFAQARFAAVVPELAAAASV
- a CDS encoding HD domain-containing protein: MPTVQGSAMSRYKLSADPVHGFISIPRGRVLEYVDHPYTQRLRRIRQLGLGFLVFPGAEHSRFQHALGAMALMQEALQTLQEKGTEISPPEHEAALLAALLHDLGHGPFSHVLEAVLLPGFSHERLTRALLERLALRDPELRLTIAIFTGAYSRRFLHQLVSSQLDMDRLDYLRRDSFYTGVAEGVIGVERIIKTMRVEAEELVIEQKGVYALENYIIARRLMYWQVYLHKTVLAADKLLLALLERARRLASEHGSALEGLSPALRFFLERPPQELSEEVLEAFVQLDDADVLGAVKRWALGREPVLRDLARRLLERRLFRTIFLDHPPTEAELARWREAVRRWLRTKGLPDDSDTVSAYLQLDNSRNSAYQLGHEGIWVWYPDGRRVEFSRATDTPAIEVLAHPVVKHYVCLPKEVASDVGLL